Part of the Terrisporobacter glycolicus ATCC 14880 = DSM 1288 genome is shown below.
AAACTTTCATATTCATCGGGATAGCCTATAGCTAATAAAGAAACTGGATATTCGACTTCATTTTCATCTATAACCAAGTCTTCATCTTCATCATATTCACTATCTAATTCATCTAATTGTATAAATTCTTTTACATCTTCTCTTTTTAATTGGCATTTTAGCCAACTAGTCCCCACTCCTAAACAAGTTAATTCTAAAATCAACTCTTCCATGGCAAAACCTACATTTTGTAGATAATCTTCGCCTTTATTAGAAGTTATAAGTATATAATGAGGAGCCTTTACCCCTGATTCTTTACCTATTAAAAAATGTATTAAGTGTCCTCTCTCAATTAAATGGGCTTTAATATTTAAATCGTTATTTAGATAAGTTATATTTCCACATAATTTTTTTATTTCTTCTAATAGTGGTTTTTTCATTGTTTTGCTTGAATAACTTTTTATAGTTTTTCTATAAAAAATAGCATCATATAACTCCATCTATAACCTCCTAACTGAAATGTATTCCCATCCTCTATCACAAATATATTTAATTTAGATGTTATCTATTTCTTAATTTATTATCACTACTTTATTATAAGATTTTTATACTATTTTTAAAATATAATATTTTGATTTTTGTACAATTTTTTAATATTTATTTTATAAAAGCTCCATAACAATAAGTTTGTGCATGATTATTATTAATATGATTAAAACTATATATAATGCTATAATATTATTATTACTATATTTTATATTTGGAGGATTAAAATGGATTTTAATACAAATTTAGAAAAATATGCTGAATTAGCAATTAAAGTTGGTGTAAACATTCAACCAAACCAAACTCTACTTATTAGAACTCCAATTGAGTGTGCAGATTTTGTAAGACTTGCAGTTAAGTGCGCTTATAAAAACGGTGCTAAAAATGTATTTGTTGAGTGGTCAGATGAAGAATGTTCTTTATCAAGATACTTATATGCACCAGATGATGTATTCAATGAGTTTCCTAGATGGGTATCAGATCAATACGTTGATATAGCTAAAGAGGGAGGCGCTTTTTTAAGTATTCATGCTGCAAATCCTGATTTACTTAAAGATGTGGATCCTGAAAGAATAGCAAACTATCAAAAATCCTCTGGGATAGCATTAAAAGAATGGAGATCTTATACATTAACTGACAAGTGTAAGTGGAGTATAGTTTCTGTTCCGACTAAAGCTTGGGCTCATAAAATCTTCCCAGACATATCAGAACAAGAAGCTATTGATAAACTTTGGGATTTAATATTCAAATGTACAAGAGTCGATAACGAAGATCCTGTTGCTGCTTGGCATGAACATAACAATAACTTAAAAGAAAAAACTGATTTCTTAAATGAAAAGAACTTTAAGACATTAAAATATAAATCAGCTAAAACAGATTTAACTATTGGCTTACCAGAAAATCATACTTGGGAAAGTGGCGCTTCTGTAGACCCTACTGGTGTTAATTTTAATCCAAATATGCCAACAGAAGAAATTTTCACTCTTCCTCATAAATATGAAGTTAACGGTGTTGTACATAGTTCTAAACCTTTAGTTTATGGTGGAAATGTTATAGATGATTTTTCTTTAACACTTAAAGATGGAAAAATTGTAGAATGCTCTGCTGCTGAAGGAGAAGAAACATTAAAGAATCTTATTGCAACAGACGAAGGTTCTCACTATCTAGGTGAAGTTGCTTTAGTTCCTTATTCATCTCCTATATCAGATACTAACATAGTATTCTACAACACATTATATGATGAAAATGCATCTTGTCACTTAGCTCTTGGTTCAGCTTATGCTACTTGTATAAAAGGTGGTGCTGATTTACCAAAAGAAGAGTATGACAAATATGGTATAAATGATAGTTTAACTCATGTTGATTTTATGATTGGTTCTGCTGACCTAGACATAGTTGGAGAAACTCATGATGGTCAAACTATACAAATTTTCAAAAACGGAAATTGGGCATTTTAATTATAATTAAATTATTTTTTTAAATTTGCTCAAAACAAAAAGAGGCTATAAAATAGCCTCTTTTTATGTTGACGAGAAATTTTTAATTTTGTTTAATCTAAAATAGATCAATTATTATTTAATATTAACATATTAACACAATTTATAATATATCTTTTGCTTATTTTAAGTATATAAAATTATAAACTGCATTTATATTTTAACATACTATCATATTTTTTTTCAATTATATTTTGTTGTTAAAATTTATTTTAGCAATCTCTACTGCAGATTTTGCATCTTTAGAATAATAATCTGCATTTATCTTTTGTGCATATTCTTCAGTAACTACTGCACCACCTACGAATACTTTTGCATTAATTTGATTTTCTTTTAATTCTGATATTGTTTTTTTCATATTTTCTACAGTAGTAGTCATTAAAGCACTAAGTCCTATAAGTTCAATTTTTTCCTCTTTAGCTCTTTTTACAACCTCTTCTATTGGAACATCTTTTCCTAGGTCAATAACTTCATAACCATAATTCTCAAGCATTATTTTAACTATATTTTTTCCTATATCATGAATATCTCCTTGAACAGTAGCAACTATTATTTTTCCTTTTGAAGATGTATTATTACTTTTGCTTAATCTCTCTTTTATAATATTTAAAGCAACCTTTACTGTTTCCGCTGATTGTATCATCTGTGGTAAAAACAGTTCTCCTTTATCATACTTAGATCCTACAACATCTAACGCTGGAATTAGCACTTGGTCTAAAACATAATGCTCATCTTTGGAACTTAAAATTTTTAGAGTCAAATCCTTTGCTTCTTCTTTTAAACCTCTTTCTATAGCATCTTCTAAAGTTAAATTATCATGTTTTTTACTTTCTTTCTGTTTACTCTCTTTAGAAACATCTCTAAATTTTTCAATATATTGTAAACAACCTTTATCCATATTGCTTATTACTTTATAAGCATATACAGATTCCACCATTACTCTATCTTCTGTATTTATTATAGGTAAATCTAAACCTGACCCTAATGCTAAATTTAAATAAGTATTATTTAGTCCGTGCCTATTAGGTATACCAAAAGATATATTTGAAACACCTAATATTGTCTTGCAACCTAGCTTCTCTTTTACCATTTTTATTGCTTTAATTGTTTCCATGGCTTCATCTTGTTGAGCAGATACAGTAAGAGAAAGACAATCTATGAAAATATCTTTTCTTCTTATTCCATATTCCTCTGCTCTTTCAACTATTTTTTTAGCAACATTAAATCTATCTTCAGCTGTACTCGGTATTCCATCTTCGTCTAAAGTTAATCCTACTACACATGCTCCATATTTTTTCACAAGAGGTAATATAGTTTCTAAAGACTTTTCTTTACCATTAACAGAGTTTACTATTGTTCTTCCATTGTAATATCTAAGGCCTGCCTCTAGAGCATCTATATTGGAGGAATCAATCTGTAAAGGAATATCTACAACTTCTTGTATACCTTTTATTACTCTTTTCATGGCTTTTTCTTCATCTAATTCTGGTACTCCCACATTAACATTTAGAATTTCTGATCCTTCTTTACTTTGTTCTAGAGCTAAATTTATTACATAGTCATTATTTCCATTAGTATATGCATCTATTAGAGGCTGTCTTCCTGTTGGATTTAATCTTTCTCCAACTATAGTTGGCCCTTGTACATCTACATATTTTACAGCAGAGCATACAATTGTAGATTCTCTTCTTTTGGGTTCTTTTTTTTGTAACTTATCTATATTATCACAAATTTCCTTAATAAATGTTTCATTAGTTCCACAGCACCCACCTATAATAGATACTCCTAAATCAACAAATTCTTTTGCTCCTTGGAAAAATTCTTTTGCAGTCATTTTATATACAGTTTGGCTATTTTCAATTACAGGTAAACCTGCATTAGCTTGAACAATTACTGGAACATTTGCTAACTCTGTAATTATTTTTACTATTGGCAGAAGCTGTTTAGGTCCAAGAGAACAGTTAACACCAAGGGCATCTACTCCTAGTCCTTCTATGGTAGCAACCATAGCCTCAGGTAAGCATCCTGTGAAACTTCTTCCATTTTCATCAAATGTCATAGTACATATAACAGGTAAATTTGTATTCTCTTTCGCAGCAAGAACTGCTACTTTTGCCTCATAAAGATCCATCATTGTTTCTATTATAATTAAATCTGCACCACTTTTTTCCCCTTGTACAACTTGTCTTTTAAATATTTCATAAGCTCTATCAAAAGATAAAGTTCCCATAGGTTCTAACATTTCTCCTATTGGTCCAATATCTAGTGCCACAAATCTAGGCTTACTTTTGTCACTTTCATCTATTGCTTGTTTAGCTATTGTAATGGCATTATTAATTATTTCTTCTACAGTATATCTTAGCTTAGTAACTTTTAATTCATTACATCCAAATGTATTTGTAGTCAATACATTACAACCAGCGTCTAAAT
Proteins encoded:
- a CDS encoding aminopeptidase encodes the protein MDFNTNLEKYAELAIKVGVNIQPNQTLLIRTPIECADFVRLAVKCAYKNGAKNVFVEWSDEECSLSRYLYAPDDVFNEFPRWVSDQYVDIAKEGGAFLSIHAANPDLLKDVDPERIANYQKSSGIALKEWRSYTLTDKCKWSIVSVPTKAWAHKIFPDISEQEAIDKLWDLIFKCTRVDNEDPVAAWHEHNNNLKEKTDFLNEKNFKTLKYKSAKTDLTIGLPENHTWESGASVDPTGVNFNPNMPTEEIFTLPHKYEVNGVVHSSKPLVYGGNVIDDFSLTLKDGKIVECSAAEGEETLKNLIATDEGSHYLGEVALVPYSSPISDTNIVFYNTLYDENASCHLALGSAYATCIKGGADLPKEEYDKYGINDSLTHVDFMIGSADLDIVGETHDGQTIQIFKNGNWAF
- a CDS encoding nitroreductase family protein; this translates as MELYDAIFYRKTIKSYSSKTMKKPLLEEIKKLCGNITYLNNDLNIKAHLIERGHLIHFLIGKESGVKAPHYILITSNKGEDYLQNVGFAMEELILELTCLGVGTSWLKCQLKREDVKEFIQLDELDSEYDEDEDLVIDENEVEYPVSLLAIGYPDEYESLFRKSKKSYDRKKIKEICKEFDPKWKYVLEGVRVSPSIMNKQPWEFKAKDDGFDLYECTQRQKLNIDDENKISMGIALRHFDICCKERHLDVEYLKKSIKGRRKKEYFISIIDKNKEQNLNSSPKNS
- a CDS encoding homocysteine S-methyltransferase family protein, which codes for MVVEIKEYLKNNLLIFDGAMGTMLQREGLPIGDNPEIFGLKNPDKLLKIHKKYLDAGCNVLTTNTFGCNELKVTKLRYTVEEIINNAITIAKQAIDESDKSKPRFVALDIGPIGEMLEPMGTLSFDRAYEIFKRQVVQGEKSGADLIIIETMMDLYEAKVAVLAAKENTNLPVICTMTFDENGRSFTGCLPEAMVATIEGLGVDALGVNCSLGPKQLLPIVKIITELANVPVIVQANAGLPVIENSQTVYKMTAKEFFQGAKEFVDLGVSIIGGCCGTNETFIKEICDNIDKLQKKEPKRRESTIVCSAVKYVDVQGPTIVGERLNPTGRQPLIDAYTNGNNDYVINLALEQSKEGSEILNVNVGVPELDEEKAMKRVIKGIQEVVDIPLQIDSSNIDALEAGLRYYNGRTIVNSVNGKEKSLETILPLVKKYGACVVGLTLDEDGIPSTAEDRFNVAKKIVERAEEYGIRRKDIFIDCLSLTVSAQQDEAMETIKAIKMVKEKLGCKTILGVSNISFGIPNRHGLNNTYLNLALGSGLDLPIINTEDRVMVESVYAYKVISNMDKGCLQYIEKFRDVSKESKQKESKKHDNLTLEDAIERGLKEEAKDLTLKILSSKDEHYVLDQVLIPALDVVGSKYDKGELFLPQMIQSAETVKVALNIIKERLSKSNNTSSKGKIIVATVQGDIHDIGKNIVKIMLENYGYEVIDLGKDVPIEEVVKRAKEEKIELIGLSALMTTTVENMKKTISELKENQINAKVFVGGAVVTEEYAQKINADYYSKDAKSAVEIAKINFNNKI